A single Saccharomyces paradoxus chromosome II, complete sequence DNA region contains:
- the POL12 gene encoding DNA-directed DNA polymerase alpha subunit POL12 (B subunit of DNA polymerase alpha-primase complex~similar to YBL035C) yields the protein MSGSIDVITHFGPEADKPEIVTALENLTKLHALTVEDLYIKWEQFSNQRRQTHTDLTSKNIDEFKQFLQLQMEKRANLTSSTSKINASTKKPVIKKSLNSSPLFGLNIPKTPTLKKRKLHGPSSLSDSKKTYNVGSEVETNGRGNSSLKLQFTPGVSEDAGVDNGPLSHAKGSDAKTPGSSTFQTPTTNTPTALRQNDTAGKILDSLNPENIEISSGNPNVGLVSTKELSSNQVKVEPFYDAKKYKFRTMRQNLQEASDVLDDQIDSFTKIIQNHYKLSPNDFADPTIQSQSEIYTVGRIVPDSPTYDKFLNPESLSLETSRMGGVGRRVRLDLSQVNELSFFLGQIVALKGKNANGDYFTVNSTLTLPYPNSPVSTSQEMQEYQANLEGSSLKVIVTCGPYFADGNLSLELLQDFIDRINNEVKPHVLIMFGPFIDITHPLIASGKLPNFPQFKTQPKTLDELFLKLFTPILKSISPHIQIVLIPSTRDAISNHAAYPQASLIRKALQLPKKNFKCMTNPSSFQINEIYFGCSNVDTFKDLKEVIKGGTTSSRYRLDRVSEHILQQRRYYPIFPGSIRTRIKPKKVSAKKETSGVESKEERVYEHISGADLDVSYLGLTEFVGGFSPDIMIIPSELQHFARVVQNVVVINPGKFIRATGNRGSYAQITVECPDIEDGKLTLVEGEEPVYLHNVWKRARVDLITS from the coding sequence AAACTCACACAGATTTAACTTCCAAAAATATAGATGAGTTTAAACAATTTCTGCAATTACAAATGGAAAAACGTGCCAATTTGACTTCATCCACTTCCAAGATAAATGCATCCACCAAAAAACCGGTGATTAAGAAAAGCTTAAATTCAAGTCCCTTGTTTGGTCTTAATATTCCAAAAACACCgactttgaaaaagagaaaattaCACGGTCCTTCTTCACTCAGTGATTCTAAGAAAACGTACAATGTAGGCTCTGAAGTAGAAACAAATGGAAGGGGAAACAGTTCTTTAAAATTACAGTTTACGCCAGGCGTTTCAGAAGATGCCGGGGTTGACAATGGTCCATTGTCACATGCTAAAGGCTCTGACGCTAAGACTCCCGGCTCATCGACGTTCCAAACTCCAACAACAAACACACCAACTGCATTGAGGCAGAATGATACTGCTGGTAAGATTCTGGATTCCCTTAACcctgaaaatattgaaatatCATCTGGTAATCCCAACGTAGGTCTTGTTTCAACTAAAGAACTATCATCCAATCAGGTCAAAGTTGAACCATTCTATGATGCtaaaaagtataaattCAGGACAATGAGACAAAACTTACAGGAGGCCTCCGATGTCCTCGATGACCAAATTGATTCATTTACTAAgattattcaaaatcacTATAAATTATCTCCAAATGACTTCGCTGATCCAACCATTCAATCCCAGTCTGAAATTTATACTGTTGGAAGGATTGTTCCGGATTCGCCGACCTACGACAAGTTTTTAAACCCAGAATCGCTTTCGTTAGAAACCTCAAGAATGGGCGGTGTTGGAAGAAGAGTGAGGTTAGACCTATCACAGGTCAACGagctttcatttttcttagGCCAAATTGTGGCTCTCAAAGGTAAAAATGCTAATGGGGATTACTTCACCGTTAACTCTACATTAACACTACCTTATCCAAACTCACCAGTGTCTACATCACAAGAAATGCAGGAGTATCAAGCAAATTTGGAAGGTTCTTCTTTAAAGGTTATCGTCACATGTGGTCCATACTTTGCCGATGGTAACCTCTCCCTGGAATTATTGCAAGATTTTATTGATCGTATAAACAATGAGGTGAAACCTCATGTCTTGATAATGTTTGGCCCATTCATAGATATCACCCATCCTCTGATAGCCAGTGGTAAATTGCCAAATTTTCCCCAGTTTAAGACGCAGCCTAAAACATTGGACGAACTTTTTCTGAAGTTATTTACGCCTATCCTAAAATCGATATCACCACATATTCAAATCGTACTGATACCATCCACAAGAGATGCAATTTCCAATCACGCTGCGTATCCACAAGCCTCTTTAATTAGGAAAGCTTTACAGCTACCTAAAAAGAACTTTAAATGCATGACTAATCcttcctcttttcaaataaatgAGATATACTTTGGTTGCTCGAATGTTGATACATTCAAAGATCTAAAGGAAGTCATTAAAGGTGGTACTACCTCATCAAGATATAGGTTAGATCGTGTTTCCGAGCATATTTTACAACAACGCAGATATTATCCCATATTTCCAGGCAGTATTCGTACAAGGataaaaccaaaaaaagtgtCCGCCAAGAAGGAAACCAGTGGTGTAGAAagtaaagaagaaagagttTATGAACATATATCGGGCGCAGATTTAGACGTGAGTTACTTAGGACTAACAGAATTTGTTGGTGGGTTCTCGCCTGACATAATGATTATACCTAGTGAACTACAACACTTTGCAAGAGTTGTCCAGAACGTGGTTGTTATAAATCCTGGAAAATTTATTAGAGCAACAGGCAACAGGGGATCCTATGCACAAATTACCGTAGAATGCCCGGATATTGAAGACGGGAAGTTGACGCTCGTAGAAGGTGAAGAGCCAGTCTATCTGCATAATGTATGGAAGCGCGCTAGAGTCGACTTGATTACTAGCtga